Proteins encoded by one window of Plasmodium falciparum 3D7 genome assembly, chromosome: 4:
- a CDS encoding serine/threonine protein kinase RIO2 encodes MKLDISCFSFLSRNEYRVLTAIEMGMRNHEYLSVSLISSIANLRKEGIVSVLKKLLKNKLISHQNKKYDGYKLTYLGYDFLALRTFLKRGILKSIGNQIGVGKESDIYICKDVDDNLLCLKIHRLGRISFRTIKNNRDYYGKKCFRNWLYLSRIAATKEYAYLKVLYENNFPVPKPHDINRHMIIMSYIKGYPLSHVKLNNPYKIIDTLFNILVKFAKADIIHGDYNEFNILVDDDENVTIIDFPQIVSLRHVNAKMYFERDINCVINHFFKKYKIKIQEYPLYEDVVLLNKDKLNIDENDVTKQDDHLLLEVLQNDKLNYSSDATNNMDDAPVHHIDASLEKEETSEASNESTHMFELHMDNEKKHEKDYITMDKEIINDTCDSKGDNMYTDYDKPGYKNKEDTKSNNEVFEKREDTKKDNNILEEENTFEHITMDKNYEEEKKQKQKCIKKMESVHKIESDDKDYSDNNNNNNNNNICDEIHDDNNNTSYDEIGSDNSSEMKNNDDTDFSSSSSNENSLEHETKKLSDTWKPHLRKYTKEYIKNKLKYMYRKKKSKEKYKENLKTKNKKKVMEKIKNYL; translated from the coding sequence ATGAAGTTGGATATTTCGTGCTTTAGTTTTTTATCGAGAAATGAGTATAGGGTACTTACAGCGATTGAGATGGGTATGAGAAACCATGAATATTTATCTGTTTCTTTAATATCGTCGATAGCAAATTTAAGAAAGGAAGGTATTGTTAGTGttttaaagaaattattaaaaaacaaattgaTTAGTCATCAGAATAAGAAATATGATGGATATAAATTAACATATTTAGGATATGATTTTTTAGCTTTAagaacatttttaaaaagaggtatattaaaaagtataGGTAATCAAATTGGTGTTGGTAAAGAAtctgatatatatatatgtaaagatGTGGATGAcaatttattatgtttaaaaatacataGATTAGGACGTATATCTTTTCGAAcgattaaaaataatagagATTATTATGGTAAAAAATGTTTTAGAAATTGGTTATATCTATCAAGAATAGCCGCAACAAAAGAATATGCATATCTTAAagttttatatgaaaataatttccCTGTACCTAAACCACATGATATTAATAGacatatgattattatgtcTTATATTAAGGGATATCCCCTGTCAcatgtaaaattaaataatccgtataaaataattgatacattatttaatattcttGTAAAATTTGCGAAAGCGGATATTATACATGGAGACTATAACGAGTTCAATATATTAgttgatgatgatgaaaatgttaCTATTATTGATTTTCCTCAAATTGTTTCTTTAAGACATGTTAATGCAAAAATGTATTTCGAAAGAGATATAAATTGTGTTATTAAtcacttttttaaaaaatataaaataaaaattcaagAATATCCATTATATGAAGATGTAGtcttattaaataaagataaactAAATATTGATGAAAACGACGTTACAAAGCAGGATGACCATTTATTACTTGAGGTTttacaaaatgataaattaaattatagtTCAGATGCTACGAATAATATGGACGATGCACCCGTTCACCACATCGATGCATCTTTAGAAAAAGAGGAAACTTCGGAAGCATCTAATGAGAGCACGCATATGTTTGAATTACATAtggataatgaaaaaaaacatgAGAAGGATTATATAACAATGGATAAGGAAATCATAAATGATACATGTGATAGTAAAGGAGATAATATGTATACTGATTATGATAAACCtggttataaaaataaggaagATACAAAGAGTAATAATGAAGTTTTTGAAAAAAGGGAAGATACGAAGAAGGATAATAACATTTTGGAGGAAGAAAATACCTTTGAACATATTACAATGGATAAGAattatgaagaagaaaaaaaacaaaaacaaaaatgtattaaaaaaatggaaagtGTTCATAAAATAGAGAGTGATGATAAAGATtatagtgataataataataataataataataataatatttgtgaTGAGATacatgatgataataataacacatCATATGACGAAATAGGAAGTGATAATTCGAGTGAAATGAAGAATAATGATGACACAGATTTTTCTAGTTCGTCATCAAATGAAAATTCGTTAGAGCATGAAACCAAAAAGTTGTCAGACACGTGGAAACCGcatttaagaaaatataccaaggagtatataaaaaataagttaaaatatatgtatagaaaaaaaaaaagtaaggaaaaatataaagaaaatttaaaaacaaaaaataaaaaaaaagttatggagaaaataaaaaattacttataa
- a CDS encoding holo-[acyl-carrier-protein] synthase, putative: MIFVLIFSKLKGAFYKILKLLCLYLFLYEEEYVLFYGKVKSLNTKTNAECTYVGMRKGLRVKPFKNIKDKNGLNILSSFCKRNDITCFNKINNFFCIGKNRFFRKRDILFYSYIIQNMFMKRIYMNKGKRNTYYLINEHMKNDEYIDCNRRKYKKKLFNIYMEYNNMLYEEGDNFYDNYKSNSFLEINNNQVNIPIDLSRFEKEVRKLIEILNYKNFHLNITFVSLEEMKRINKKHRNKDMATDVISILHYLDDPNYDYNYDFLKNAIGGKKGFKSGDIYLCPEYINRECFLSRMNYEKSLLDKKGDSLEYVSEMKKNVTDETFEDITEGSINRTSCNVYDISVDDNDVGITSFDKVSKNVDTNKILNPRGVNKLFSNIFSVNERLPFYVLHGFVHLMHKDHENNVEEYNEFMDIEENIIKKYMTFNKYTPTFYAHYIIGLGTDILCVYRIYKILLLKNKNKFLQKVLNSLEYKELIQQDDTIKYNIEKLAIYISKKFAAKEAIVKSIGRGLSSISKYGISMNDIEIRNDKYGKPHVYLYNKAKKIARQLGIVKIFLSISDEKIFNNNIKINNVNKKNFTCLIHAQALAVGSNI; this comes from the coding sequence atgatcTTTGTTTTGATTTTCTCTAAATTGAAAGGGGCGTTTTATaagatattaaaattattatgtttgtatttatttttatatgaagaggaatatgttttattttatggcAAGGTGAAATCATTGAATACAAAAACAAATGCCGAATGTACATATGTTGGAATGAGGAAAGGTTTAAGAGTGAAaccttttaaaaatataaaagataagaatggtttgaatattttatcttctttttGTAAGAGAAATGATATTACTTGTTTTAATaagataaataattttttttgtattggAAAAAATCGTTTTTTCAGAAAAagagatatattattttattcttatataatacaaaatatgtttatgaaaaggatatatatgaataaaggTAAAAGGAAtacttattatttaataaatgaacatatgaaaaatgatgaatatatagATTGTAATAGgcgtaaatataaaaagaagttatttaatatatatatggaatataataatatgttgtATGAGGAAGGtgataatttttatgataattataaatctAATTCTTTTCttgaaattaataataatcaagTGAATATTCCTATTGATCTTTCAAGATTTGAAAAAGAAGTAAGGAAACTcatagaaatattaaattataaaaattttcatttaaatattacattTGTAAGTTTAGAAGAAATGAAgagaattaataaaaagcATCGAAATAAAGATATGGCGACTGATGTTATATCGATATTACATTATTTAGATGATCCAAATTATGATTACAATtatgattttttaaaaaatgctATAGGAGGGAAAAAGGGATTTAAATCAGGtgatatttatttgtgtCCTGAGTATATAAATAGGGAATGTTTTTTGTCGAGAATGAATTATGAGAAAAGTTTGTTGGACAAAAAAGGGGACAGTCTAGAATATGTGAGTGAAATGAAGAAGAATGTGACAGATGAAACATTTGAAGATATCACAGAAGGAAGTATAAACAGAACAAGTTGTAATGTTTATGATATTAGTgttgatgataatgatgttGGTATAACATCCTTTGATAAAGTTTCAAAAAATGtagatacaaataaaatattgaaCCCACGAGGGGTCAATAAATTGTTTTCCAATATTTTTAGTGTAAATGAAAGATTACCTTTTTATGTATTACATGGATTTGTACATTTAATGCATAAGGATCATGAAAATAATGTAGAAGAATATAATGAATTTATGGATAtcgaagaaaatattataaaaaaatatatgacctttaataaatatacaccTACCTTTTATGCTCATTATATTATAGGATTAGGAACCGATATTTTGTGTGTATAtagaatttataaaatattattactaaagaataaaaataaatttcttCAAAAAGTTTTAAATTCATTagaatataaagaattaattCAACAAGATGAtactattaaatataatatagaaaagctagctatatatataagtaaaaaATTTGCTGCAAAAGAAGCTATCGTCAAATCTATTGGTAGAGGGTTAAGCTCGATATCAAAATATGGAATAAGTATGAATGATATAGAAATaagaaatgataaatatggaaaaccacatgtttatttatataacaaagCAAAAAAAATAGCTAGACAATTAGGAATCGtaaaaatattcttatcCATAAGTGAcgaaaaaatttttaataataatataaaaataaataatgtaaataaaaaaaattttacatGTTTAATTCATGCGCAAGCCTTAGCCGTAggttcaaatatataa